The genomic segment ACGCGCTCGACCACAATCCCCACGAGTACTATCACAACCATGCCAGCGAAGACGCCAGGGATCTCCATGAAGAAGCGGCGCTTGTAGATGAACCAACCGAGGCCACCCTCGCCCCCTGACGCGCCAAAGACCATCTCAGCCGCGACGAGCGCCTGCCAAGCGCGCGCCCACGCCACGCGCATTCCCGACAGGATGTGCGGGAACGCTCCGGGTATGAGGACGTGCGCGACCAGGCGCGCCCCGCGCAAGCCGAGGTTCCGCCCGACCTCGATCTGCGTTGCCGGAACGGAGCGTAAGCCGGTGTGAAGGTTCGCCACGAGAGGCCACATGGCTGAGAACCATATCACGGCGACGATGGACGTGTTGCCCGTGCCCAGCCACAGGATTACCACAGGCAAGATGGCGATGCCGGGAAGGGGATGGAGTATCGCCATGAGCGCCTGCACCCACTCGGAAACGATCTGAGCGGACATCGATGCCGCCGTGACTATGACAGCGGAGAGTGTCGCGAGGCAGAGCCCCGCGCCCACCATCGCAAGGGAGAACGTGAGTCGACCAAGTATCTCTCCGCTGGCCGTCTCAGCCGCGAGAGCCACAGCCACGTCACTGAACGGCGGGAAGAGCAGGGC from the Bacillota bacterium genome contains:
- a CDS encoding ABC transporter permease subunit, which translates into the protein MVCSRRFFTKSARTIRQALFVAALAGLWELAARAGRLPALLFPPFSDVAVALAAETASGEILGRLTFSLAMVGAGLCLATLSAVIVTAASMSAQIVSEWVQALMAILHPLPGIAILPVVILWLGTGNTSIVAVIWFSAMWPLVANLHTGLRSVPATQIEVGRNLGLRGARLVAHVLIPGAFPHILSGMRVAWARAWQALVAAEMVFGASGGEGGLGWFIYKRRFFMEIPGVFAGMVVIVLVGIVVERVVFESVEARTVRRWGMTAE